One genomic segment of Pandoraea sputorum includes these proteins:
- the fmt gene encoding methionyl-tRNA formyltransferase, with translation MTLRIVFAGTPEFAQTALAAIDVAGFSVELVLTQPDRPAGRGMKLQASPVKRYALEHGMPVAQPPSLRRNGKYPEEATAAIEQLRALAPDVMVVAAYGLILPQEVLDLPRHGCLNIHGSLLPRWRGAAPIHRAIESGDAETGITIMQMDAGLDTGAMISREAEPIGPEDTTATLHDRMAALGGKMIVEALQRLARDGHLPSEPQPESGVTYAEKIAKQEAVLDWNKPAETLARQVRAFDPFPGALGTVHDTPVKLWRASAVAGKPGTPPGAVLEVSADAIVIACGEGALRVTECQKPGGKRLPVREFLAGFALATGDLFAAGAAG, from the coding sequence ATGACGCTTCGCATCGTTTTCGCCGGTACACCGGAATTCGCACAAACCGCGCTCGCCGCCATCGATGTCGCTGGCTTCTCCGTGGAGTTGGTGCTTACTCAGCCTGATCGTCCTGCTGGACGTGGCATGAAGCTTCAGGCCAGCCCCGTCAAACGCTATGCGCTGGAACACGGCATGCCGGTGGCGCAGCCGCCGTCGTTGCGCCGTAACGGCAAGTACCCGGAAGAAGCGACAGCGGCCATCGAGCAATTGCGCGCACTCGCGCCCGACGTCATGGTGGTGGCCGCCTACGGCCTGATCCTCCCGCAGGAAGTACTCGATCTGCCGCGCCACGGCTGTCTGAACATTCACGGCTCGCTGCTGCCCCGCTGGCGCGGCGCTGCGCCAATTCACCGTGCCATCGAATCGGGCGACGCCGAGACCGGCATCACCATCATGCAGATGGACGCCGGACTCGACACCGGTGCGATGATTTCGCGCGAAGCCGAACCCATCGGTCCCGAAGATACGACGGCGACGCTGCACGACCGTATGGCGGCGCTGGGCGGAAAGATGATCGTTGAAGCGTTGCAGCGGCTCGCACGCGACGGCCATCTGCCGTCCGAACCGCAGCCCGAGTCGGGGGTCACGTATGCCGAGAAGATCGCCAAGCAGGAAGCGGTGCTCGACTGGAACAAGCCCGCCGAGACGCTGGCACGGCAGGTGCGGGCGTTCGATCCGTTCCCCGGTGCGCTGGGTACCGTGCACGACACGCCCGTGAAGCTCTGGCGCGCGAGCGCCGTGGCGGGCAAGCCGGGCACTCCCCCCGGTGCGGTGCTCGAAGTGAGTGCTGACGCCATCGTCATCGCCTGCGGCGAAGGCGCGCTGCGCGTGACCGAGTGCCAGAAGCCTGGCGGAAAGCGCCTGCCGGTGCGCGAGTTCCTGGCGGGCTTCGCACTGGCGACGGGCGACCTGTTTGCGGCTGGCGCGGCAGGCTGA
- the htpX gene encoding zinc metalloprotease HtpX, giving the protein MFNWMKTTLLMAAITALFMVVGGMIGGKQGMMLALAFALAMNFFSYWFSDKMVLRMYNAQQVDETSAPQFYNMVRELSQRAGLPMPKVYLINEDAPNAFATGRNPENAAVAATTGILRVLSDRELRGVMAHELAHVKHRDILISTISATMAGAISALANFAMFFGGRDENGRPANPIASIAVAILAPLAASLIQMAISRAREFEADRGGAEISGDPQSLAMALDKIHRYAQGIPFDTAEQHPATAQMMIMNPLSGGRLANLFSTHPATEERVARLMEMARTGQYPV; this is encoded by the coding sequence ATGTTCAATTGGATGAAGACCACCCTGCTGATGGCGGCCATCACCGCGTTGTTCATGGTGGTGGGCGGCATGATCGGCGGCAAGCAGGGCATGATGCTCGCGCTGGCGTTCGCGCTCGCGATGAATTTCTTTTCGTACTGGTTTTCGGACAAGATGGTGCTGCGCATGTACAACGCGCAGCAAGTCGACGAGACCAGCGCGCCGCAGTTCTACAACATGGTGCGGGAGTTGTCGCAACGTGCTGGCCTGCCGATGCCGAAGGTCTATCTGATCAACGAAGACGCGCCGAACGCGTTCGCGACCGGCCGCAATCCGGAGAACGCTGCGGTGGCCGCGACGACCGGCATCCTGCGCGTGCTCTCCGACCGTGAGCTGCGTGGGGTGATGGCGCACGAGCTGGCCCACGTGAAGCATCGCGACATTCTCATCTCGACGATTTCCGCCACGATGGCCGGTGCGATTTCCGCGCTCGCCAACTTCGCGATGTTCTTCGGCGGACGCGACGAGAACGGCCGTCCGGCCAATCCGATCGCCAGCATTGCCGTGGCGATTCTCGCGCCGCTGGCCGCCTCTCTGATTCAGATGGCAATCTCGCGCGCCCGTGAATTCGAAGCCGACCGGGGCGGTGCCGAGATCTCCGGCGACCCGCAGTCGCTCGCGATGGCACTCGACAAGATTCATCGTTACGCGCAAGGGATTCCGTTCGACACGGCCGAGCAGCACCCGGCCACGGCGCAGATGATGATCATGAATCCGCTGTCCGGCGGGCGTCTTGCGAACCTGTTCTCGACCCACCCGGCAACCGAAGAGCGCGTGGCGCGTCTGATGGAGATGGCTCGCACCGGCCAATACCCCGTCTGA
- the rsmB gene encoding 16S rRNA (cytosine(967)-C(5))-methyltransferase RsmB, with protein MFVCRVPMPQPSLPTESLAYVLQRAAQAVESVQKGTALPQALTQATAQCAPTVRAATQDLAYRAVRRLGSSRALLAVLVKPALQARVRDILLCALALLQDDAEGAAYTEFTVVDQAVEAIAAQRRTAAAKGLANAVLRRFLRERSALMAQIETQPEARWNYPAWWIDTVRRAYPDQWETLLAAGNGRGPMTLRVNTRRVSVDAMQAALAQAGMEAEIIGPVALRLAQAVPVDRLPGFADGWVSVQDAGAQRAAPLVLGEHPTPGMRVLDACAAPGGKTGHLLEMADVQVTALESDRTRVPRIYENLERLGLEADVRIGDAGNPSKWSGGGWDGVPFDRILADVPCSAAGIVRRHPDIRWLRREADIDALVEEQRRILLALWETLAVGGELIYATCSVFPAENEQQAQWFERVRTDAVRLDAPGQLLMTPGGAHDGFYYARFQKR; from the coding sequence ATGTTTGTTTGTAGAGTGCCCATGCCGCAACCGAGTCTGCCCACCGAATCCCTGGCCTATGTGCTGCAACGCGCTGCACAGGCCGTCGAATCTGTCCAGAAGGGCACCGCATTGCCGCAGGCGCTGACGCAAGCCACCGCCCAGTGCGCACCGACCGTGCGTGCTGCTACGCAGGATCTCGCTTACCGCGCCGTGCGACGTCTGGGCAGCAGCCGCGCGCTGCTCGCCGTGCTGGTCAAGCCGGCCTTGCAGGCACGCGTGCGCGACATCCTTCTATGCGCGCTCGCGTTGCTGCAAGACGATGCCGAAGGTGCTGCGTACACCGAATTTACGGTCGTCGATCAGGCGGTCGAAGCCATTGCCGCGCAGCGTCGCACGGCGGCGGCGAAAGGGCTCGCCAACGCAGTGCTGCGGCGCTTCCTGCGTGAGCGCAGCGCGTTGATGGCACAGATCGAGACGCAACCCGAAGCGCGCTGGAATTACCCGGCATGGTGGATCGACACCGTGCGCCGTGCCTATCCCGACCAATGGGAGACGCTGCTGGCCGCTGGCAATGGCCGCGGACCGATGACGCTGCGCGTGAACACGCGTCGTGTCAGCGTGGACGCCATGCAGGCGGCGCTGGCGCAGGCTGGCATGGAGGCCGAGATCATTGGCCCGGTGGCGCTGCGTCTGGCGCAGGCGGTGCCGGTCGATCGTCTGCCCGGTTTCGCCGACGGATGGGTCTCGGTGCAGGATGCCGGCGCGCAACGGGCTGCGCCGCTGGTGCTCGGCGAGCATCCGACGCCCGGCATGCGCGTGCTGGACGCCTGCGCAGCCCCTGGCGGCAAGACCGGCCATCTGCTGGAAATGGCGGACGTGCAGGTGACGGCGCTCGAATCGGACCGCACGCGCGTGCCGCGCATCTACGAGAATCTCGAACGTCTCGGGCTGGAAGCGGATGTGCGCATCGGCGACGCGGGCAATCCGTCGAAATGGTCCGGAGGGGGATGGGACGGCGTGCCGTTCGACCGTATTCTGGCCGACGTGCCGTGTTCGGCGGCGGGCATCGTGCGCCGTCATCCGGACATTCGCTGGTTGCGTCGCGAGGCCGACATTGACGCGCTGGTCGAGGAGCAGCGCCGGATTCTGCTCGCGCTGTGGGAGACGCTGGCCGTGGGTGGCGAACTGATCTACGCGACGTGCTCCGTCTTCCCGGCGGAAAACGAGCAGCAAGCGCAATGGTTTGAACGTGTACGCACAGATGCGGTACGATTGGACGCTCCCGGGCAATTGCTGATGACCCCTGGCGGCGCCCACGACGGTTTCTACTACGCTCGCTTCCAGAAACGGTGA
- a CDS encoding sensor histidine kinase, whose translation MRPFRPELPVSNNGSGLLKHIVIRTLIVTMALVAIGLFGLLALASANTEFFDRYYSLLYTANIAVAFIFVFIVGALVWIILVRLRQRRFGTRLLAKLAIFFALVGVLPGGIIYLVSLQFVSRSIESWFDVRVETALDSGLELGRAILNNGLSDLSAKAQLVADNLASSGEKGGTLTLLRMRDQFGLQDATIVDGNGRVLASASGNFNALVPDLPTALMLRQARTQPRGYTAIEGGSEGYDRHEGHDQLRWRVVIRIPSSYTSSLQDDERFLQVTQLVPANLAKSAEAVQNAYREYQEKALGRTGLRKMYIGTLTLSLFLATFVAMMLALALGSQLARPLFLLARGTQEVAAGDLSPKGEVRTNDELGFLTQAFNAMTRQLSDARATVERNRLALESSKAHLESILSSLTAGVFVFDRDFRLTTANAGAERIFKQSFQGELNRSPAHIPALVEFGETLRRAFADRDANADVGPRGHWQQQIGLTLPGETDGVTLLVRGSHLPEPMVAVAGVPTSAGGGYVVVFDDISDVISAQRSVAWAEVARRLAHEIKNPLTPIQLSAERLQMKLSDKLPPADAEVLRKGATTIVNQVAAMKRMVDDFRDYARLPPAIMHPLQLNELIGEVLTLYGVDEGRGTIRPYLDAELPEIRGDSTQLRQVIHNLLQNAQDAVGGTENPLITVETKTVEYAGTDVHPGEPKRTAVRLTITDNGPGFPARILTRAFEPYVTTKSKGTGLGLAMVKKIIDEHQARIDIRNRSLPEGEGSAGAQISILFTQLADDQELPRSKPAEHTKVA comes from the coding sequence ATGCGGCCCTTCCGCCCGGAGCTGCCCGTGTCAAATAACGGCAGCGGCTTGCTCAAGCACATCGTCATCCGCACGCTGATCGTCACGATGGCGCTGGTCGCCATCGGTCTGTTCGGCCTGCTTGCGCTTGCGTCGGCCAATACCGAATTCTTCGATCGCTACTATTCGCTGCTCTACACCGCGAATATCGCGGTCGCGTTCATCTTCGTCTTCATCGTCGGCGCGCTCGTCTGGATCATTCTCGTACGGCTGCGCCAGCGACGTTTCGGCACGCGACTGCTGGCCAAGCTCGCGATCTTTTTCGCGCTGGTGGGTGTGCTGCCGGGCGGCATCATTTATCTCGTGTCGCTGCAATTCGTCTCGCGCAGCATCGAATCGTGGTTTGACGTGCGGGTTGAGACGGCGCTCGACTCCGGTCTCGAACTCGGGCGTGCGATTCTGAACAACGGCTTGTCCGATCTGAGTGCGAAGGCGCAATTGGTGGCCGACAATCTGGCGTCGAGCGGCGAGAAGGGCGGCACGCTCACGCTGCTGCGCATGCGAGATCAGTTCGGCTTGCAGGACGCGACCATCGTCGACGGCAACGGGCGCGTGCTGGCCTCGGCCTCAGGCAACTTCAACGCGCTGGTGCCCGATCTGCCCACGGCGCTGATGTTGCGACAGGCGCGCACGCAACCGCGTGGCTACACGGCCATCGAAGGCGGCAGCGAAGGCTACGACCGGCACGAAGGACACGATCAGTTGCGCTGGCGGGTGGTGATCCGCATTCCGTCGAGTTACACGTCGTCGTTGCAGGACGACGAACGGTTTCTGCAAGTCACCCAACTGGTCCCGGCCAATCTGGCCAAGAGCGCCGAGGCCGTGCAGAACGCTTATCGCGAGTATCAGGAGAAGGCGCTGGGACGCACGGGCCTTCGCAAGATGTACATCGGTACGTTGACGCTATCGCTATTCCTCGCGACCTTCGTGGCGATGATGCTCGCGCTGGCGCTCGGCAGTCAGCTGGCGCGTCCGCTGTTTCTGCTCGCGCGCGGCACGCAGGAAGTGGCGGCCGGCGACTTGTCGCCCAAGGGTGAGGTGCGTACCAATGACGAACTGGGTTTCCTGACGCAGGCCTTCAATGCAATGACGCGTCAGTTGTCCGACGCGCGCGCCACCGTCGAGCGCAACCGGCTCGCGCTGGAAAGTTCGAAGGCGCACCTGGAGTCCATTCTGTCGAGCCTGACGGCCGGTGTGTTCGTCTTCGACCGCGATTTCCGACTGACGACGGCCAACGCCGGCGCCGAACGCATCTTCAAGCAGAGTTTTCAGGGCGAGTTGAATCGCTCGCCCGCCCATATTCCGGCGCTGGTAGAGTTCGGTGAAACGCTACGTCGTGCGTTCGCCGATCGCGACGCCAATGCCGACGTCGGCCCGCGCGGGCACTGGCAGCAGCAGATCGGTCTGACGCTGCCAGGCGAAACCGACGGCGTGACGCTGCTGGTGCGCGGCTCGCATCTGCCGGAGCCGATGGTGGCGGTGGCCGGGGTGCCGACCAGCGCAGGCGGTGGCTACGTGGTGGTGTTCGACGACATCAGCGACGTGATCTCCGCGCAGCGCTCGGTGGCATGGGCCGAAGTGGCGCGGCGTCTGGCGCACGAGATCAAGAATCCGCTCACGCCGATTCAACTCTCGGCGGAGCGTTTGCAGATGAAGCTGTCCGACAAGCTGCCGCCGGCCGACGCCGAAGTATTGCGCAAGGGCGCGACGACCATCGTCAATCAGGTGGCGGCCATGAAGCGCATGGTGGACGATTTCCGCGACTATGCGCGACTGCCGCCCGCGATCATGCATCCGTTGCAACTCAACGAGCTGATTGGCGAAGTGTTGACGTTGTATGGTGTGGATGAAGGACGCGGCACGATCCGTCCGTATCTCGATGCCGAGCTGCCGGAGATCCGCGGAGACTCGACGCAATTGCGGCAGGTTATCCATAATCTGCTGCAGAATGCTCAAGATGCGGTCGGCGGAACCGAAAACCCTCTTATCACGGTGGAAACGAAGACAGTAGAATACGCAGGAACGGATGTGCATCCCGGCGAACCGAAGCGCACAGCAGTGCGTCTGACGATCACGGACAATGGGCCGGGCTTCCCGGCGCGCATTCTGACCCGCGCATTCGAACCCTACGTGACGACCAAGTCGAAGGGCACCGGGCTCGGGTTGGCGATGGTCAAGAAGATCATCGACGAGCATCAGGCGCGTATCGACATCCGTAACCGGTCTTTACCCGAGGGCGAAGGCAGTGCAGGTGCACAGATTTCGATCTTGTTTACTCAATTGGCTGACGACCAGGAACTGCCGCGCAGCAAGCCGGCAGAACACACGAAGGTAGCGTAA
- a CDS encoding response regulator, translating to MATILVVDDEMGIRELLSEILSDEGHVVEVAENAQEARAFRAAHTPDLVLLDIWMPDTDGVTLLKEWAAQQLLTMPVIMMSGHATIDTAVEATKIGALNFLEKPIALQKLLQAVEQGLARGKREASSGAASAFESDDDALEAGVFGESESRHAGAGLNGTASHHAPLGVSDADGVSGLAGAGMSADISFDVPLREARDAFERAYFAYHLAKEHGSMTRVAEKTGLERTHLYRKLKQLGVELSKSKT from the coding sequence ATGGCAACCATTTTGGTGGTGGATGACGAAATGGGGATCCGGGAGCTGCTCTCGGAGATTCTGAGCGACGAGGGGCATGTCGTGGAGGTCGCGGAGAACGCGCAGGAAGCGCGCGCTTTCCGTGCCGCACACACGCCCGATCTCGTGCTGCTCGATATCTGGATGCCCGATACCGACGGCGTGACCTTGCTCAAGGAATGGGCGGCACAGCAGTTGCTGACCATGCCCGTGATCATGATGTCCGGACATGCCACGATCGACACCGCCGTTGAGGCGACGAAGATCGGCGCGCTCAATTTCCTCGAGAAGCCCATTGCTCTGCAAAAGCTGTTGCAGGCGGTGGAGCAGGGGTTGGCGCGCGGCAAACGCGAAGCGTCCAGTGGGGCGGCGAGCGCCTTCGAAAGCGATGACGACGCGCTCGAAGCCGGTGTTTTCGGCGAGAGCGAGTCGCGCCACGCCGGTGCGGGTCTGAACGGTACGGCCTCGCATCATGCGCCGCTTGGCGTGAGCGATGCAGACGGCGTGAGCGGCCTGGCCGGTGCGGGCATGTCGGCGGACATCTCCTTCGACGTCCCGCTTCGCGAAGCCCGCGACGCGTTCGAGCGCGCATACTTTGCTTACCATCTGGCCAAGGAACACGGCAGCATGACGCGTGTGGCCGAGAAGACCGGGCTGGAACGCACGCACTTGTATCGCAAGCTCAAGCAATTGGGCGTCGAACTGTCCAAGAGCAAGACCTGA
- the queC gene encoding 7-cyano-7-deazaguanine synthase QueC, producing the protein MIMTTSTDSALVLFSGGQDSTTCLAWALSRYARVETLGFDYGQRHSVELECRTDVLAKLRERFPQWAPRLGDDHMIDLSILGQISETSLTRETTIAMAANNLPNTFVPGRNLLFLTIGATIAYRRGLRVLVGGMCETDFSGYPDCRDDTMKALQVALNLGMDQRFIVETPLMWIDKADTWQMAQDLGGDVLVETVREDTHTCYLGERSVLHPWGYGCGECPACQLRQRGYEQWRARDNRNQGRQAV; encoded by the coding sequence ATGATCATGACGACAAGCACCGATTCCGCTCTGGTTCTGTTCTCCGGTGGACAGGATTCGACCACCTGCCTCGCGTGGGCGCTCTCGCGCTACGCGCGCGTCGAGACGCTGGGTTTCGATTACGGCCAGCGCCATAGCGTCGAGCTCGAGTGCCGCACCGACGTGCTGGCGAAGCTCCGCGAACGTTTTCCGCAATGGGCGCCGCGACTGGGCGACGATCACATGATCGACCTGTCGATTCTCGGTCAGATCAGCGAAACCTCGCTGACGCGCGAAACCACGATTGCGATGGCGGCGAATAATCTGCCAAACACCTTCGTACCGGGACGAAATCTGCTGTTTCTGACGATTGGTGCGACCATTGCGTATCGCCGTGGCTTGCGCGTGCTCGTCGGCGGAATGTGCGAGACGGATTTCTCCGGCTACCCCGATTGCCGCGACGACACCATGAAGGCGCTTCAGGTCGCGCTTAATCTGGGTATGGACCAGCGCTTCATCGTCGAGACACCGCTGATGTGGATCGACAAGGCCGATACGTGGCAGATGGCGCAGGATCTGGGCGGCGACGTGCTCGTGGAGACCGTGCGCGAAGACACGCACACGTGCTATCTGGGCGAGCGCAGCGTGCTGCACCCGTGGGGCTACGGATGCGGCGAATGTCCGGCGTGCCAGTTGCGTCAGCGTGGCTACGAGCAGTGGCGGGCACGCGATAACCGGAATCAGGGTCGCCAGGCGGTCTGA
- the queE gene encoding 7-carboxy-7-deazaguanine synthase produces MTYAVKEIFYTLQGEGANAGRPAVFCRFAGCNLWTGREEDRADAVCQFCDTDFVGTDGENGGKYRTPAELVAQVVALWPQDDRAHRFIVCTGGEPLLQLDAPLIAALHAEGFRIAVETNGTQAIPEGIDWVCVSPKADAELIVTRGDELKVVVPQDRQRLADYEALDFTHFYLQPMDGPLRDTNTRLAIDYCKSHPRWSLSMQTHKYLNIP; encoded by the coding sequence ATGACGTACGCGGTAAAGGAAATCTTCTACACATTGCAGGGCGAGGGCGCAAACGCCGGACGCCCGGCCGTGTTCTGCCGGTTCGCAGGCTGCAACCTGTGGACCGGGCGCGAAGAGGACCGCGCCGATGCCGTCTGCCAGTTCTGCGATACGGACTTCGTCGGCACCGATGGCGAGAACGGCGGGAAGTACCGCACACCTGCCGAGCTCGTCGCACAGGTCGTCGCGCTGTGGCCGCAGGACGATCGCGCGCACCGCTTCATCGTGTGCACCGGTGGCGAGCCTCTGCTTCAGCTCGACGCGCCGCTGATCGCTGCGTTGCATGCCGAGGGGTTTCGCATTGCCGTGGAAACCAATGGCACGCAAGCGATTCCCGAAGGCATCGACTGGGTGTGCGTGAGCCCGAAGGCCGATGCCGAACTGATCGTCACGCGTGGCGACGAACTGAAGGTTGTGGTGCCGCAGGATCGTCAGCGTCTGGCCGATTACGAAGCGCTCGACTTCACGCACTTCTATCTGCAACCGATGGATGGCCCGTTGCGGGACACGAATACCAGGCTGGCGATCGACTATTGCAAGTCGCACCCGCGCTGGTCGTTGTCGATGCAGACGCACAAATACCTGAATATTCCCTGA
- the queD gene encoding 6-carboxytetrahydropterin synthase QueD, giving the protein MTITRKLEFDAGHRIPDHRSQCRNLHGHRYVLEITLAGEVSRESGASDNGMVMDFADVKALANEHLVSVWDHAFLVYEGDTAVRTFLETMPDHKTVVFDRVPTVENLAAAAFDKLSHVFDAHYGRDLRLVRLRLYETPNCWSEVTA; this is encoded by the coding sequence ATTACGATTACCCGGAAACTCGAATTCGATGCGGGCCACCGCATTCCCGATCACCGAAGCCAGTGCCGCAATCTGCACGGGCATCGCTACGTGCTCGAAATCACGCTTGCGGGCGAAGTGAGCCGTGAGAGCGGTGCGTCCGACAACGGCATGGTGATGGACTTTGCCGACGTGAAGGCGCTCGCCAACGAGCACCTCGTGTCGGTGTGGGACCACGCATTCCTCGTCTATGAAGGCGACACGGCCGTGCGCACTTTCCTTGAGACGATGCCCGACCACAAGACCGTGGTGTTCGATCGCGTGCCGACCGTCGAGAATCTCGCCGCTGCGGCGTTCGACAAGCTGAGCCATGTGTTCGATGCGCATTACGGTCGCGACCTGCGCCTGGTGCGTCTGCGTCTTTACGAGACGCCGAACTGCTGGTCGGAAGTGACCGCCTGA
- a CDS encoding DsrE family protein, with protein sequence MKTLLRGLLTAFLFTVFAVPATSAFAEDKVVYHINDAEHQALAGLRNIRNQLDTVPDTKIVVVAHSQGVDFLMESYKDAATVGPLISALHARGVKFEVCEITLKQRNLKKDQFVLDADFTPSGVVELTRLQQKGYAYIKP encoded by the coding sequence ATCAAGACTTTGCTGCGCGGCCTGCTGACCGCATTCCTGTTCACTGTTTTCGCTGTACCGGCCACGTCGGCATTTGCGGAAGACAAGGTCGTGTATCACATCAACGACGCCGAGCATCAGGCACTCGCAGGCTTGCGCAACATCCGCAACCAGCTGGACACGGTGCCGGACACCAAGATCGTGGTTGTCGCGCATTCGCAGGGCGTCGATTTTCTGATGGAGAGTTACAAGGATGCGGCGACCGTCGGGCCGCTGATCTCGGCCCTGCACGCGCGCGGCGTCAAGTTCGAGGTGTGCGAAATCACGCTCAAGCAGCGCAATCTGAAGAAGGACCAGTTTGTGCTGGACGCGGACTTCACACCGTCCGGCGTGGTCGAACTGACGCGCTTGCAGCAAAAGGGCTATGCCTACATCAAGCCGTAA
- a CDS encoding PrgH/EprH family type III secretion apparatus protein yields MMESDLRPDEIDDIPQGAVLRLLTGPMRGCEFALPPGVTLFVIGPSDPAFDRGWQTEMPPNAIYVPMDGEGGDNFEVLVDDAGREGLFVRVLNEGAGAEVAIDDSQIARIGDVRVGVKRIYAAWSDEVQRSLCARTRLDDVVSPAHARRRWQQAFWSCVVVVLLVASAFFYWRSEPQRQAQSVSEYLESLGGRATVLPGNDSHLYVLTEDGDARNALARALGAEVIKREKLVLVALDEENARITQWIDTSRTEVLYFKLSLDDPAVPELWINRKQKGLSDVEMTQFRQALLERIPYAHRVNITLHDETEANGEAEDALKRQMVPFLRTDTPEGVTFHISTELDDVQLRRLYGFMQTFERRWGKRLVHFNVDLRDDWTAKQSYAYGPSAYVKDGPHQWRFINRQ; encoded by the coding sequence ATGATGGAATCAGACCTCCGACCCGACGAGATCGACGACATTCCCCAAGGGGCGGTGCTACGTCTGCTGACTGGCCCGATGCGCGGCTGCGAGTTCGCGCTGCCGCCCGGGGTGACGCTCTTCGTCATCGGCCCCAGCGATCCCGCGTTCGATCGTGGCTGGCAGACGGAAATGCCGCCCAACGCCATCTATGTGCCGATGGACGGCGAAGGTGGCGACAACTTCGAAGTGCTGGTCGACGACGCCGGACGCGAGGGGCTGTTCGTGCGCGTGCTCAACGAAGGTGCCGGTGCGGAAGTCGCCATCGACGACTCGCAGATCGCACGCATTGGCGATGTTCGCGTGGGCGTGAAGCGTATCTACGCTGCGTGGTCCGACGAGGTGCAGCGCAGCTTGTGCGCCCGCACGCGGCTCGACGACGTGGTGAGTCCGGCGCACGCGCGCCGACGCTGGCAGCAGGCGTTCTGGTCGTGCGTTGTCGTCGTGCTGCTCGTCGCAAGCGCGTTCTTTTACTGGCGCTCGGAGCCGCAACGCCAGGCGCAGAGCGTGTCGGAATACCTCGAGTCGCTCGGCGGTCGCGCCACCGTGCTGCCCGGTAACGATAGTCATCTCTACGTGCTTACGGAAGACGGCGACGCGCGTAACGCATTGGCGCGCGCGCTCGGCGCAGAGGTCATCAAGCGGGAAAAGCTGGTGCTTGTCGCGCTCGACGAAGAGAACGCGCGCATCACGCAGTGGATCGATACATCGCGCACCGAGGTGCTGTATTTCAAGCTCTCGCTCGACGACCCGGCCGTGCCGGAGCTATGGATCAATCGCAAGCAGAAGGGGCTGTCGGACGTGGAGATGACGCAGTTCCGTCAGGCGCTGCTGGAGCGAATTCCCTATGCCCACCGCGTGAACATCACACTGCATGACGAAACCGAAGCAAACGGCGAAGCCGAGGACGCGCTCAAACGTCAGATGGTCCCGTTTCTGCGCACCGACACGCCTGAAGGCGTGACGTTCCACATCAGCACGGAACTCGACGATGTCCAGTTGCGCCGTCTCTATGGCTTTATGCAGACCTTCGAGCGGCGGTGGGGCAAGCGTCTGGTGCACTTCAACGTCGATTTGCGCGATGACTGGACGGCAAAGCAATCGTACGCGTACGGTCCGAGCGCTTATGTGAAAGACGGACCGCATCAGTGGCGATTTATCAACCGGCAGTAA
- a CDS encoding EscF/YscF/HrpA family type III secretion system needle major subunit produces the protein MNVSTPGVNGEDLTYLEQLSKEFNGPTSELKKRMDEAIELIKSDPTESEGMAKFQAAMAAYTTMRAAQSGTVKTLKDTAQGVISKY, from the coding sequence ATGAACGTGAGCACTCCGGGAGTGAACGGCGAGGACCTGACTTACCTCGAGCAGCTGTCGAAGGAATTCAATGGACCGACATCGGAATTGAAGAAGCGCATGGACGAGGCGATCGAGCTGATCAAAAGCGACCCGACCGAATCGGAGGGCATGGCCAAATTCCAGGCGGCCATGGCCGCCTACACGACGATGCGTGCAGCACAGTCCGGCACCGTCAAGACACTGAAGGACACGGCGCAAGGGGTCATCTCCAAGTACTGA
- the sctI gene encoding type III secretion system inner rod subunit SctI yields the protein MLFDPSLLSVRSLDLNASVSATDPASGQTLESRFMNAVANLSADFEADRAGIAAAASRFDPSNPESAMDLQNRLAVYGIDVGMASSLARKSVAAVEALLR from the coding sequence ATGCTATTTGATCCTTCGCTGTTATCGGTCCGATCGCTGGACCTCAACGCATCGGTGTCTGCGACCGATCCTGCTTCAGGTCAGACGCTGGAGTCGCGTTTCATGAACGCGGTGGCCAATCTGTCCGCCGATTTCGAAGCGGACCGCGCAGGCATCGCGGCGGCAGCGTCGCGCTTCGATCCCAGTAATCCGGAGAGCGCGATGGACTTGCAGAATCGGCTCGCCGTATACGGTATCGATGTCGGCATGGCGAGTTCGCTTGCGCGTAAGTCGGTGGCGGCCGTCGAGGCCCTGCTTCGGTAA